A genomic segment from Leptolyngbya boryana PCC 6306 encodes:
- a CDS encoding Rieske 2Fe-2S domain-containing protein has translation MVSTIRSTVYPKDCTFAPSDWDALAPFWYPIAFSREVTDQPIAAKLLDQRLVVWRTSAGVSVANDICLHRGIPLSMGFVEGDHLICKYHGFHYSTDGRCVLVPADPNASIPAKLCLKTYPAIEAYGLVWTSLGGGDHPLPDFHEWDDSDYQQILPEAVDLNAAAGRQMEGFLDVAHFAWVHQKSFGDRSNPIVPHYEVTKTPTGLKAEYLSNVSNFPKAMQDRAPADFQWMRIFEVFLPFTARLTVLFPNEGRLCILNAASPVSARKTRIFCPICRNFDKDMSLEPVYEFNYQVFAEDQEVVEAQYPEDLPLELRAESHIRADQTSIAYRKGLSALGLGATYTA, from the coding sequence ATGGTCAGCACGATTCGATCGACTGTTTATCCGAAAGATTGCACCTTTGCACCTTCGGATTGGGATGCGTTGGCTCCATTTTGGTATCCGATCGCATTTAGTCGAGAGGTCACGGATCAGCCGATTGCTGCAAAGCTTTTAGATCAACGGCTGGTGGTATGGCGAACCTCAGCAGGCGTTTCAGTTGCAAATGATATTTGCTTGCATCGCGGCATTCCGCTCAGTATGGGCTTTGTGGAAGGCGATCATTTAATCTGCAAATATCATGGGTTTCATTATTCAACAGACGGGCGCTGTGTTTTGGTTCCAGCCGATCCAAATGCTTCAATTCCTGCAAAACTTTGTTTGAAGACTTATCCGGCGATCGAGGCTTACGGTTTAGTCTGGACTTCGCTGGGTGGGGGCGATCATCCCCTGCCTGATTTTCACGAGTGGGACGATTCGGATTATCAGCAAATTTTACCTGAAGCGGTTGATCTCAATGCTGCGGCTGGGCGGCAGATGGAAGGATTTCTGGATGTGGCTCACTTTGCTTGGGTACATCAGAAATCGTTTGGCGATCGCAGTAATCCGATTGTGCCGCACTATGAAGTGACGAAGACTCCAACGGGTTTGAAGGCTGAGTATTTGAGCAATGTCAGCAATTTTCCTAAAGCGATGCAAGATCGTGCCCCGGCAGATTTTCAGTGGATGCGAATTTTTGAAGTATTTTTACCCTTTACAGCGCGGTTGACGGTGCTATTTCCGAATGAGGGACGGCTTTGTATCTTGAATGCTGCGTCTCCCGTTTCAGCCCGAAAAACTCGCATCTTTTGCCCGATTTGCCGGAACTTCGATAAAGACATGTCTCTTGAACCCGTGTACGAATTTAACTATCAAGTATTTGCAGAAGATCAAGAAGTGGTCGAAGCTCAATATCCTGAAGATTTGCCCCTTGAACTGAGGGCTGAATCTCATATTCGGGCGGATCAAACGTCGATCGCATATCGCAAAGGATTAAGTGCGCTCGGTCTTGGTGCAACATATACGGCTTAA
- a CDS encoding DUF1877 family protein: MGIEGNFRQISPPLLEIVRQDLYMLNLYLHAKESIETAEIQYLPTYLRDENLHGDLDAILADDQWRIGRLDIDSDWHAMHYLLTEDASSWEECKLPFVVTKHKSKNWLLINAVMGGTAIEETTGGFMDFAPVRYLAQPETQIISEAFLQISEKEFKYRYEEACECNPKVFRGIRDGEFEDYWYRFRCISEYYKVAVQMNRGMLLYLGCFYGVDFEWEDIPIE; the protein is encoded by the coding sequence ATGGGAATTGAAGGTAATTTTAGGCAAATATCTCCACCCTTGCTTGAAATAGTACGGCAAGATCTATACATGCTGAATTTATATCTTCATGCCAAAGAATCTATAGAAACGGCAGAAATACAGTATCTGCCTACTTATCTACGAGATGAGAATCTTCATGGTGATTTGGATGCCATTCTTGCTGACGACCAGTGGAGAATTGGTAGATTAGACATTGATTCTGATTGGCACGCAATGCATTACTTGCTCACTGAAGATGCATCATCATGGGAAGAATGCAAACTACCGTTTGTTGTTACAAAGCATAAAAGTAAGAATTGGTTGCTAATCAATGCCGTTATGGGCGGCACTGCGATTGAAGAGACTACAGGCGGCTTCATGGATTTTGCTCCTGTCAGATACTTAGCACAACCTGAGACCCAAATAATTTCTGAAGCATTTCTCCAAATTTCAGAGAAGGAGTTTAAGTACAGATATGAGGAAGCCTGTGAATGTAATCCCAAAGTATTCAGAGGGATACGAGACGGTGAATTTGAAGATTATTGGTATAGATTCCGATGTATTTCAGAGTATTACAAAGTAGCAGTGCAGATGAACAGAGGTATGTTGCTATATCTAGGTTGTTTTTACGGTGTTGATTTCGAGTGGGAAGATATACCAATTGAGTAG
- a CDS encoding RNA 2'-phosphotransferase → MDTTRRVKISKYLSKHLRHTPERLGITLAPGGWVEVEMLLNACAAARFSITRTELDQVVALCDKQRFAFDETRTRIRANQGHSTIVDLQLEPRIPPDILYHGTAESSVESILQSGLLKMNRHHVHLSESIETAKKVGMRHGHPVVLSVDTIAMQQAGFMFYRSENGVWLVDRVPPEFLLLDHTSQGVAK, encoded by the coding sequence ATGGATACGACAAGGCGAGTCAAAATCAGTAAATATTTGAGTAAACATTTGCGACATACGCCGGAGCGTCTTGGAATTACGCTGGCTCCGGGAGGTTGGGTCGAAGTTGAAATGTTACTCAACGCTTGTGCTGCGGCTCGGTTTTCGATCACTCGCACTGAACTGGATCAGGTTGTTGCACTGTGCGATAAACAGCGTTTCGCGTTTGATGAAACTCGAACTCGAATTCGGGCAAATCAGGGACATAGCACGATCGTAGATTTGCAATTAGAACCCCGAATCCCGCCGGATATCCTTTATCACGGCACAGCAGAATCTTCAGTCGAATCAATTCTGCAATCTGGCTTGCTCAAGATGAATCGTCATCATGTGCATTTGTCGGAATCGATCGAGACTGCGAAAAAAGTCGGAATGCGTCACGGTCATCCTGTCGTGTTGAGCGTTGATACGATCGCGATGCAGCAAGCTGGCTTTATGTTCTATCGTTCAGAAAATGGGGTTTGGTTAGTCGATCGAGTTCCGCCTGAATTTTTGTTGCTAGACCATACCTCACAAGGAGTCGCTAAATGA
- the trxA gene encoding thioredoxin — MSATAQVTDSSFDQEVLQSEVPVLVDFWAPWCGPCRMVAPVVDEIAAQYEGKVKVVKLNTDENPGVASRFGIRSIPTLMIFKGGQRVDMVVGAVPKTTLSNTLDKHL, encoded by the coding sequence ATGTCAGCAACCGCACAAGTTACAGATTCGTCGTTTGACCAGGAAGTGCTTCAGAGTGAAGTCCCAGTTCTCGTAGATTTTTGGGCTCCTTGGTGCGGTCCCTGCCGCATGGTTGCGCCTGTTGTCGATGAGATTGCAGCGCAATACGAAGGCAAGGTCAAAGTCGTTAAACTTAATACCGATGAGAACCCAGGTGTTGCCAGCAGATTTGGAATTCGTAGTATTCCGACGCTGATGATTTTCAAAGGCGGTCAGCGGGTTGATATGGTCGTTGGTGCTGTTCCCAAGACCACCTTATCGAACACTTTAGACAAACACCTCTAA
- the thrC gene encoding threonine synthase: MTLRLSLANPAQNEELPRVQPWRGLIHGYRRYLPVTDQTPVITLHEGNTPLIPVPAIAREIGRQVQVFVKYDGLNPTGSFKDRGMTMAISKAKEAGAEAVICASTGNTSAAAAAYARRGGMRAFVLIPDGYVALGKLAQALLYGAEVLAIKGNFDRALEIVREMSQNYPVTLVNSVNPYRLEGQKTAAFEVVDVLGDAPDWLCIPVGNAGNISAYWMGFNQYHQEGRSSKLPKMMGFQAAGSAPLVTGEPFKHPETLATAIRIGNPANWHKAIAVRDASQSSFNAVTDEEILHAYRMLASQEGIFCEPASAASVAGLLKVKDQVPEGATVVCVLTGNGLKDPDSAIKFSENNFKQGIEPGLEEVAKAMGF; encoded by the coding sequence GTGACTTTACGCTTGTCTCTCGCAAACCCCGCTCAGAACGAAGAATTGCCCAGAGTACAGCCTTGGCGCGGCTTGATTCATGGCTATCGTCGCTATTTGCCCGTGACAGATCAAACGCCCGTGATCACGCTGCACGAAGGGAATACGCCATTGATCCCGGTTCCTGCGATCGCGCGGGAGATTGGTCGGCAGGTGCAAGTGTTTGTGAAATACGACGGTCTGAATCCGACGGGCAGCTTTAAGGATCGCGGCATGACGATGGCGATCTCGAAAGCGAAGGAAGCAGGCGCGGAAGCGGTCATTTGTGCGAGTACAGGTAATACCTCAGCAGCGGCGGCGGCTTATGCGCGGCGTGGCGGTATGCGAGCGTTTGTGCTGATTCCCGATGGCTATGTGGCGTTGGGTAAGTTGGCGCAAGCGTTGCTGTATGGGGCAGAAGTGCTGGCGATTAAAGGGAATTTCGATCGCGCGTTAGAAATTGTGCGCGAGATGTCTCAGAATTATCCGGTGACGCTGGTTAATTCGGTGAATCCCTATCGCTTAGAAGGACAGAAAACGGCGGCGTTTGAAGTCGTTGATGTATTAGGTGATGCGCCGGATTGGTTATGTATTCCTGTAGGAAATGCAGGAAACATTAGTGCGTACTGGATGGGATTTAACCAGTATCACCAAGAAGGTCGATCGTCGAAATTGCCGAAGATGATGGGATTCCAGGCAGCGGGATCGGCTCCATTAGTGACAGGTGAGCCATTTAAACATCCAGAAACCTTGGCAACGGCGATTCGGATTGGGAATCCAGCGAATTGGCATAAAGCGATCGCGGTTCGAGATGCCAGCCAAAGTAGTTTTAATGCGGTGACGGATGAAGAAATTCTCCATGCCTATCGGATGTTGGCATCGCAGGAAGGGATTTTCTGTGAGCCTGCGAGTGCGGCTTCGGTCGCTGGATTGTTGAAGGTGAAGGATCAAGTGCCAGAAGGCGCGACTGTGGTTTGTGTCTTGACAGGCAACGGCTTGAAAGATCCAGATTCGGCGATTAAGTTCAGCGAGAATAACTTTAAGCAGGGGATTGAACCCGGTTTAGAGGAAGTTGCGAAGGCAATGGGATTCTAA